The segment atttttcataaatccatgtgaaatattataatcattcaTTTTATCAGTTGCATTCAGCAGACCCATAGTATTAGGTTAAATAGCATTGTAATAGAATACACTTACTATAATGtactacaataaataaaaagttttccctaaaaaatatcctttttatcaatttataccTGCTCATTTAcaatttggtaatttttttttattcagtgCAGTATGTTTAATAAAGTCAATAGTATTAACTTTACATACCGTTACAAATGGCATCAATACATTGtgaaatatgtacaagattgatataattataacaagactcatataattctatttaatatattaagaaaagcAAAAACATTTAAGGTAGAAAAACATACAAttgtaaagttatttttctctGCTGAATGCATccatcaaatttatatttttatatatatatttatatatatatgtataatagagatatgaaaaatgtttcatttttaaGTTTGCTGTATAAAACTACTGCAAACTCTCTTACATAGCGTGTTAATACATATCCTTTCTTCTCGAAAGACTAACCACAAACTACAAACttcatattataacattattacaatttatttgtatttttaattcgagTCAGATGTGTGCCTGCATCTATTATACGTCATTTTACTGCGTACCACAgacaaatgttattataaacgTGCCATAAGAAAATGAGTACTGGTCAATATGTCTTgtacacataataatattgatactgtaagattatattttataatacatagacGCTAGAGTCATATAAACTTGCATGATGATGCACAGTTAAAATATAGCACCCCATTATTTCAGTCATTCTGCATCTGTCCCGATCACTCCATGCGCGTGcatcgaattattttattatttgatacgAAAAAAGAGCCACTTATAGATTTGCCAATTTACTCAGCCCAATTAATTGCTATGTTCTCTCCTTGGCCCCAATCAACATATATTTCCTTTGATCATTCTCATTTACTTCAACTGATTTGCTTTCCACTCGCAACCAATTAATTCCTCTTGTTCGATGTGTGTTAAAAATTGGTGACCGGGGTGAAGACGATCGATGTTGGCAACAGCGGCGATATTAACGTTGACATTGCTGATGATAGTGGTGAATATCCTAGGAtttgaaagtaaaattttttcaatttcatcttgatattatatctcttatttatgttttcgagcatgtttgttattattatgtattgaaACAATGATtgctaaaagaaatttaattgttagaattaaatatagcaTACGTGATACAagtttatatgaatataataagtacAAACCCTGAGTCTAGCCATTGAAGAGTTATTCGGGGTGCTAGTTAACTTCCATATCACTATCAGCCTGATCGTCCTGGTCACTTTCTTCGTCATCATCTTCCTCTTCCGAATAATATTGAGAGGGTGGTGATAAAGGATCTTCTGACAATGAAGTATGCGAGGACGACGGTGGTCGAGAACCTTCCAATTTGATGTCTAAATCTTCCATCGACGTACTTGGACCAGGAATACTTACTGGAATAAACTTTTCTAGATCCCCTGATGCCAACTCTACAATGTAATCGTTAATTTTAGAACGAAAAtacaaattgaattaaatatgtatacaaaatgtatGACAAACAACGTACGTTCTACGTATTTCTCGAGTGATTTCGGAACCATTAATTTTGCCTTTTGTAAATTTTCCTCAGTGCATTCCCCTTTTTCTAATCCTAAAACGACATTTTGcattatgtaatatactttgcaaaagataaaattatgcattatGTGTTGACAAAAATActtatagtataaaaattagaatcaataatatattttaccaaAAGCTAGACCCATTTGCTTTAGAACTTCAATATCGTCATGAATTTCAaacttatcattaaaattaaacaggTACTCAGttctataaaaagaattaagtgAGATTAATAACTCTCCCCTCTTtactttatctatatttatcgaTAACTATGTTTCACGATTATATTGTGACATACTTGTCATTTGAAATGCTGCAGTCTATGACAGTCTTTTTACTGGTATTCACAATGAGGAATGGCAGCTGTATGGCAGAATTAGGTTTCGGCGGTCCGCGAAGATTTTCATGCAAACGATTGCGTTCAACTAAATTCTTGAAAGAAATGTGAGAAAGAATAAGCTGATGTAACTGCTGCGTCTTAGCCTTAATTCTCtcaatctttttcttcttatccTTTTCTAAAGCTACACATTCTTGCAATGAATTAGTTGGCAGGCCAAGCCACctaatctcttttttctctttggaAATGATATTCATTGCCATTAATACATTCAAAGCGTCGTATACGCGTCTTCTGATATTTTTCTGATCATATTGCTGAAAAAAAGTACATgtcgaatataaattcaattgacaatctaataaatgtatgtatatgtacaaatatttgataaacaattttatttttctatacaatATGTGAATATTGTACAAGATAAATACCTGATCTGTCAGAGAATTTATATGAGCAGGATTAGTGAATTCACCGACCAGTTCATCCGCAACTTCATTGTAAGAAGTAGTACCTTTCTTTTTCACCTTTTCACATACTTTCATCGAAAAATGTCTTAATCCTTTACCAACTTTTTCCGTTTTTCTCCGTTtactataatacataaaaacagtataaattacataactcTGTGCAATTGGATAGAGTACATCTCGAAATTGAAAGGAGGGGAAAAACAATACTTATACTTGTTCTCTATACAATTAAAGTATccgcaataaaaattattatattactcaGGCACAAAGTCGCCACTTTCAACATCCTGCCTCTTCCTAGATCCGCTGTGATCCAGTATTGGGCTGATAAAAGTTTTTCCAGTAGCATCTTTAACAAGTTGTTGTGAAATATGAGGCTGcggttgttgttgttgttgttgagTTACAATAGCCTGTTTTATGTCactctaaaaaa is part of the Anoplolepis gracilipes chromosome 2, ASM4749672v1, whole genome shotgun sequence genome and harbors:
- the Dp gene encoding transcription factor Dp-1 isoform X1, producing the protein MTQQNKTMNFLIHDANGHPQVIKVVQSTPNKTLGSIVSTTNAGGLKVFKTPNQETQVLTSNAQVLRTISLQSPSTPGQRLVTIPLQNTKVATSKAGESVKTIQLTSAQMSDIKQAIVTQQQQQQPQPHISQQLVKDATGKTFISPILDHSGSRKRQDVESGDFVPDKRRKTEKVGKGLRHFSMKVCEKVKKKGTTSYNEVADELVGEFTNPAHINSLTDQQYDQKNIRRRVYDALNVLMAMNIISKEKKEIRWLGLPTNSLQECVALEKDKKKKIERIKAKTQQLHQLILSHISFKNLVERNRLHENLRGPPKPNSAIQLPFLIVNTSKKTVIDCSISNDKTEYLFNFNDKFEIHDDIEVLKQMGLAFGLEKGECTEENLQKAKLMVPKSLEKYVEQLASGDLEKFIPVSIPGPSTSMEDLDIKLEGSRPPSSSHTSLSEDPLSPPSQYYSEEEDDDEESDQDDQADSDMEVN
- the Dp gene encoding transcription factor Dp-1 isoform X2, with the translated sequence MSMFPSACFPGHPQVIKVVQSTPNKTLGSIVSTTNAGGLKVFKTPNQETQVLTSNAQVLRTISLQSPSTPGQRLVTIPLQNTKVATSKAGESVKTIQLTSAQMSDIKQAIVTQQQQQQPQPHISQQLVKDATGKTFISPILDHSGSRKRQDVESGDFVPDKRRKTEKVGKGLRHFSMKVCEKVKKKGTTSYNEVADELVGEFTNPAHINSLTDQQYDQKNIRRRVYDALNVLMAMNIISKEKKEIRWLGLPTNSLQECVALEKDKKKKIERIKAKTQQLHQLILSHISFKNLVERNRLHENLRGPPKPNSAIQLPFLIVNTSKKTVIDCSISNDKTEYLFNFNDKFEIHDDIEVLKQMGLAFGLEKGECTEENLQKAKLMVPKSLEKYVEQLASGDLEKFIPVSIPGPSTSMEDLDIKLEGSRPPSSSHTSLSEDPLSPPSQYYSEEEDDDEESDQDDQADSDMEVN